A DNA window from Delphinus delphis chromosome 6, mDelDel1.2, whole genome shotgun sequence contains the following coding sequences:
- the STKLD1 gene encoding serine/threonine kinase-like domain-containing protein STKLD1 isoform X8: protein MEFHEGSFQNVIEKKRAAKRVIDSQWMQNMLGQVLNALEYLHQLDIIHRNLKPSNIALVSSDHCKLQDLSSNALMTDVAKWNVRAEEDPSHKSWMAPEALNFSFSQKSDIWSLGCIILDMAGCSFLDSTEAMLLRKSIRSSPDGLRGVLRTMEERRVPDAEIFSSLLPLMLQADPSDRITIRDVIHLFVSSDFRSSSSALMPHRQVVPDFIIDRLLESNVTSILEVLQNFSSHPEDQQRALERLLGMSEDQQGVPWPAELAEVLAGTVKQHDRVLDAQPCACSLLLRTRGQGLATDELRRARLCECILERLDALPRNRDTCLNGLRLLWALLVDAVIANKAPWEKALALIAEVLATYPTDAEMAEASCAVLWLLSLLGCIGEQQLEEVVVLILQSIRACQDRALMVNNACQALASLAKMSELAALQVVMPEEGSSGLTLIQETYQLHQDDPEVVENICMLLAHLASHKDILSELVSSGIQPLVEEIHGRFTSSLELVSYAQSVLQKLEEASRPSSDGGQ, encoded by the exons TGGATGCAGAACATGCTGGGCCAGGTGTTGAATGCGCTGGAGTACCTGCACCAGCTGGACATTATCCACAG GAACCTCAAGCCCTCCAACATCGCCCTGGTCAGCAGCGACCACTGCAAACTGCAGGACCTGAGCTCCAACGCACTCATGACCGATGTAGCCAAGTGGAACGTCCGTGCAGAGGAAG ACCCCTCTCACAAGTCCTGGATGGCCCCCGAAGCCCTCAACTTCTCCTTCAGCCAGAAATCTGACATCTGGTCCCTGGGCTGCATCATTCTCGACATGGCCGGCTGCTCCTTCCTGGAT agCACGGAAGCCATGCTTCTGCGGAAGTCCATCCGGAGTTCCCCCGACGGCCTGAGGGGTGTCCTGAGGACCATGGAGGAGAGGAGGGTCCCCGACGCAGAAATCTTCAGTTCCCTTTTGCCTCTGATGCTCCAGGCCGACCCGTCGGATCGAATAACCATCAG ggaCGTGATTCACTTGTTTGTGAGCAGCGACTTCAGGTCCTCCAGCAGTGCCCTGATGCCGCACCGGCAGGTGGTGCCCGACTTCATCATCGACAGGCTGCTAGAAAGCAACGTCACCAGCATCTTAG AGGTCCTGCAGAACTTCTCCAGCCACCCCGAAGACCAGCAGAGGGCCCTGGAGAGGCTCCTGGGGATGTCTGAAGACCAGCAAG GTGTGCCGTGGCCGGCGGAGCTGGCGGAGGTGTTGGCCGGCACCGTGAAGCAGCACGACAGGGTCCTTGACGCGCAGCCGTGTGCCTGCTCCCTGCTGCTCCGCACCCGGGGCCAAG GACTGGCCACAGACGAGCTGCGGAGGGCCAGGCTGTGCGAGTGCATCCTGGAGCGCCTGGACGCCCTCCCCAGGAACAGGGACACCTGCTTGAACGGCCTGAGGCTGCTCTGGGCTCTGCTGGTGGACG CTGTCATCGCGAACAAGGCCCCCTGGGAGAAAGCCCTGGCCCTCATTGCTGAGGTGCTGGCCACCTACCCCACGGACGCGGAGATGGCTGAAGCCAGCTGTGCAGTCCTGTGGCTGCTGTCCTTGCTGG GCTGCATAGGCGAGCAGCAGTTGGAAGAGGTGGTGGTCCTAATCCTGCAAAGCATCCGGGCGTGCCAGGACCGAGCCCTGATGGTGAACAATGCCTGCCAGGCGCTGGCCAGCCTCGCGAAGATGTCCG AGCTGGCGGCCCTGCAGGTGGTGATGCCCGAGGAGGGCAGCAGCGGCCTCACCCTCATCCAGGAGACGTACCAGCTCCACCAGGACGACCCGGAGGTGGTGGAGAACATCTGCATGCTGCTGGCCCACCTCGCCTCCCACA AGGACATCCTGTCAGAGCTGGTGTCCAGCGGCATCCAGCCCCTCGTTGAGGAGATCCACGGGCGCTTCACCTCCAGCCTG GAGCTGGTCTCTTACGCACAAAGTGTGCttcagaaactggaagaggcctCGCGGCCCAGCTCCGATGGGGGGCAGTAG